The window cacgACCCTAATGCAGTGGGGTGACTAGCATTTTTTCATAGTTCAGGAAAAgttgcttttattatagctctgTTGAAGATTTTTGTGAGCGGGATGATTATGATGCGCAAAGAATTCGAAGATATTGTCAATACCAGTAGCTTTATCTGAACGAATGCGATGCAGTATGTTTACTTCGTCGGTTTTATGTATAGGTCAGATAGTATCTGAAGCGTATGAATAGCTTTGTGAAATTGGAGTCCAACTGCATTCGCTTTTGATATTTAAACCTCTAGAAATGTTGACAAAACGGTTATTAAGAGCATTACCCAACGAGCATTTCGGGGTATCAGTTTCTGATGACTCTCTTTGGATTAGTGTCATTTTTGTTAGTGTTGCTCACAACTTGCCACAGCTTCTTGGTTTGCATAGCTTTTGACTCTGAAATTAAGATCGAAATATAAAgtaattttctttttacatCAGATTTGCCGTGTaattctctgtgttttatatTCATTCCACAATTGCTGAATTTCAAGTTTGTTCTCTTTTCCATACTTTTTAGAGCTTGACTGTCCAACCAGGAGTAATAGTTGAAAACTTGACAAATCTGGTCTTGATCTTCAAGTAATGCAAGATAATTGAGTTTAGTTTAGAAGTAGATGGGTTAAGCATAGTCTCAACGGAAGGAGATTGGTAAAGAGATAGCCAGTCAGCTCTTTTTATATCTTCTTTAAAAGCTTGAATTGAGAAGCTTTTCCAGTCAAAATATGTCAGCTTTTGACATATTTTAGGTCCTGTAGTTGAAGTGCCTAACTTGAGAGATGCAAAGATTAGATAATGATCATTTATACCAGTTTTTACTACACCTGATTGATGAATGTTATCTGGTTCTGTTGTGTATATGTGGTCAATAAGCGATTAAAAAATTTTCTGGACTCGAGTGTTTTGTTTGACTAACTGACCAGATTCAGTtgttttagaatattgttccATTTGAGATTGAGAGTATTTAAAGAGTATTTGAGAGTATTTAAACTTATATTAAGGTCACCTAAGATAAGAAGTTTATGACAGATGTCTTTACAATAtgcaataaaattttcaaatatgttTGACCAGGTAACAGGAGAATTGGGATGTCGGTAAACAACTGAGGTAAAAATTGGCTGTGAGCATGGTTGAGAGCTTTTATGGAAATAGATTCGGTAGAATGTTATCAAGATCAGGTAGCGAGATGAAGTCAATAGATGAGTGATCATAGGTCAAAACACCACCACCCTGCCTACCTATTCTATCTCTACGCTGTATTACATAACCAGGAATATACAACAAATTACTACTTATTGAGATGCTTAACAGTGTTTcagaaatttgaaaaactttaaaattgtatttattgataaaatttgTATTTGTTGATTGGATATTTCACATCGTCTATTTCGTTAAGAAGTACCCATATGTTAAGGTGAGCAATGGGTAATCTGACTAATTTAACAAACATCATTTTGTCTATTGAAGTTTTGTCTATTGAGGTTTTGTGGTGGCATAGAGACGCTCTACTCTAAAGATCATGTTTAGCTTAGAATGTAATACACTattttttattgcttgcttCAGCTGGAGTTCATCTTTGAATGTTATTTTTAGCGTATGTAGTGGTTGTTGGTCTTTGACAAGCATAATAAATCAGGCACCAGAATATAGCAGGTATATCACAGAAACTCCTTTTACCATACCAACATGTTCTAATGAGTCTTTGGAGTTGATAGTCATCCTAACAGTAGCAAAACTATCGGCTTTCCAGTCTTTGATGATTTTAGCTGCTGTCTCTGCAGATGTGAGCTGTATGATAAATCTCAGATTTGATGAGTGAAATTTGTATTCGTTGAACATGTCTATTATGGAGGACCATGGTTAACGCATAATGTCCTCCGTATCGTGTCTTGTTTAGTGTGCttaaattgatttttgtcaatgtttttgtcaCTGTTGCCTACTACAATACAATTTTcagatttaaaggttgacttgcaacaaaattcacattaccgttatttgatatgaaaagattcaccatgtctccctctgttgtgttgtaggtgccaaaacatgtggaaaggtgattacaagcttttaaaagctcaaaaacgaacagaaaatcgcagccacacgagaccgccgtagtttggattccatttccaaaacggctcaaatgtgatgtaattgtgagagatggtttctgtttacactttcttgcaaccttattcgtcgaaatattttcacaaatatacttcacgcattcaataaaactatgtctattgttcttacgcgtctgttttatcgtcatcgtaatgctgtcacttttagcagtgatatcttataacttaccatataaattcgtttaattttttagccttagcttgaaggagtacatatcattgtcagataattatgacgagcctgttggtcacttgtgaagttgtgataatcgaaaagtgctgcaaaaattatttgcgaagtattgggtcacatgatcaggttacgacttgccgattagaccaggccgaaacaaaactgtaaagtaacgagcatctatatttgatacggggtcttcggtaaaacccgaagtgtttgtcataaactagtactatgataagttttatattgagctttgtattggcctttcaattcacgtgagagcatatgtgacaagacgataaccaaatttcgtggctacgtcatcgaaataaagagattccaatctacggcagcttttcgtttttgagcttttaagagcttgtaatcacatttccacatatttggcacttacatcacaacagagtaaaacatggtgaatcttttgataccaaataactgtaatgtgaattttgttgcaagtcaacctttaaatacagTAGGCCCCTACTGTAGTAGAATTTGGACTTCATTTGAGTTGACTAGCATTGTTACTGTTGGCAGTAGGTGTAGTACTAGCAAAGGCAGTTGTAGAGTTTATTATAGGATACCTATTGGTGTGAGTATTTTTGTTGATAAGTGTGTGTCGGAGTACAAATGGTTGTATGTGATTGTCCTGATTTAAAAGTTCTTTTTGTGTAATTGATACATTGGCATatgtttgatttgatttttttttatttcagtgaGTTGAAATGTTAAAGCAGTGATTTTGGCTTCATGCACTATCAGCTTTGTACAAGTAGATGacaatatattattgttttgtGTCTTTAGCTGATTTTATGATGTACAATTCTTTCAGTCAGCTGACTGACCACCTTTTCCAGCTTTGAGCGGTTACTACAGGTGTCAACAtcagtaggttttgtagtagtagctacAGCAGGCTAAAGCTTTTCATTGTAAAGTATAGGGTGGAAATATAATCTTTCTTATCATACTAGGCAGAAGGATTGCATTTTGATTTGGCTAGCATAAATTCTTTAGCTTTAGCTAAAATAGTAAAGCCTTTGAATCACTATTCGCTAAAGCAGTAGATTTGTTTTTCTGCTAAGTTTCAATTGTCATATATACCAAGCTTGTGACCGTTGGTTACTGCATAGTACTTAGTACTAGTAGATTTCCTTTTGGTGCCATTCACATCTCGACTGTTATTGATCAAGATGACagccaggcctgccaacccaagagtggggcaatgcgtgagatttggttttggtgcaattgatgtatcaatgatagtatatataaaattgtggaaattggggcaaaaatctcacgcattttcattttttctttagtgtgattgcgtgagtcttaCGCCCAAtggtgagagttggcaggtatgatgaCAGCCTTGTGTCATCATGTGAATGATGCACCCAGCTAGCATTTACAGAAAAACGTAATGTTTACAGAATTTATATAGGAGCTTAAGATTTAAGCCTACCACCACGCTTGACTTTGATGACATGCAAAACGCAATGTTTCCTATCTCTTTTTATTAAGTCATGCAAatcaaattgtaaaatattcaaGCACTGTGCTATTTCGTAAATTTAGATTAAAATACTGTTCAACTTGGCCTTTCGTTGACTAGTTGCATATTTTGCTCAGTCCTGTTTTAATAGTTTCAACAGTACACATAAATAaactgatatatacatgtacatggttaGCGCATCGTTTAAAAAGGTAGGCGTTAACCGCAGTTAATTCAATACAGCCGCGACTAGACACTCACCAACGTCCATCTACCTAGAGCTAGATACCTAGAGCATCTACCTAAGCTAGATAAGAACGATCGATGTTGCGATACGTGCGAATGTTTTCTCCAGTGATTGTATTAGTATGAAAAATACTGCAACGCCAAGGACTATGCAAGTTTTTCTCAAGATGAGATTACTCCAAGTTATAATAGCGCAATTTACTAATGACACGACTCGGTGTGACGCACATATCTGTTCACGTGATACACTGACGTAAATATCAATGGGCCAATCACGCCACCGAAAGTCGTGTCACTGTCTATTTTTAGTAACTTGCTCAGCAGTGACGATAATGACTCACCAGCTAGAGCTAGTCATTCATGACTTAGTCAGAAGAACGCGTTCGCGTTTACTAAACTTTGCAACGATAGTTTCTAGTGACTCATAAGTTATTTATAACAGCAAAGCTGGATAAGCGACAGATGGAAGCCAGTTTATATCAGGATGGCGAACCTGACAAGGCACAAGATCTCAAGAAAAACATGTTTCTAGACTTCACATCAGGTAACACTAAACAGCAAAAGTTTGCTAACCTCCTAGCAAGCCCGGATTTTAAAATGCTAAACATGTCTTCGCCAGAGCTAGAAAAGATGTTTACATCTAATGGCGTGCTGCAAACACCAACACCCACTCAATTTATATACCCGAAATATGTTACTGACGAACAAGAAGCATATGCAAGGGGTTTTGTAGAAGCACTCGCACAACTGCACGGACCAGGTGGGGTACCTAGCACTGGCCCAACAGCTACTGCAACAACATTACCAAATGCATTAAATTCGACACAAACAGGCGTACCTTCTCAGACTGCTGATCTGCCTACTTACAGCCAGCTAAAACCCATGTCAACCATTGCGTTCACTTCAGCGTCTACCTCTGCTGCCACGACTTTAGCAAATATGAGTGCTCTTGGCTCCATTCCTTCATCAAAAAGGCCGTATCAGTTTGTACCCTCTGGTCTTGTTACACCTTCAAAACCATCGTCAACCATACCATCTTCAGTGGAAGTAAAGCATGAACCATCAGCATCACGCTCATCTGACACAGATCATACTGTACCTACAAGTATGCAAGCCAGTCCGGCTGGCAGTAGTAGAGTTACAGATAGCCCTGCCCTGTCACCAAGCAGCACCGTAAACATGGATAACGACGCTATGCCTATCGATATGGACAACCAAGAAGTTATCAAAGTGGAGAGGAAACGAGCCCGAAATCGCATAGCTGCGCGAAAATGCCGAACCAGAAAACTGGAGCGGATTTCTCGGCTTGAAGAGAAAGTAAACGatctgaaaaataaaaacactgagTTGCTACAGCATGCGACTAGTCTGAATGATCAGGTCGTACAACttaaacagcaaatcatggaccaCATGAAAACTGGCTGTCAAATTTTAATGCCTAATACCTCAGTCTTAGGGCCAACATAAAATGATAATGCCATGAAATTATCTTTCGCTGTAAGCTTTTTAATCCTATGAAACATGAAGATTATTTTTTGATTTGTAATGTGATATTATATCATAGTTTATCACTATCATATATGTGATATTATATTTTGGTTGTCTCTGGCTGTTATGATTTGTCAGCTAACTTTCTGCTATGCTATGTAAAGTGCAAATctttatttattatgtaaaatacATTGACAAAATGTTGTCAGCCTTACATCAATAATGTGTGCAACACCTTTGGTCACTTATCTTCATCTCAACTGAATGAAGACCAAAGACAAACTACAACATCTCCAAAAATATGTTAGTCATCTTTTAACATTTTGGAGTTAAATTCCATGACATGGAGAGATGAGCTGTTTACTGCCCTAGCTGTCCCAAAGCAAGCAATTTTTTAGTCAGTTAATTGATTTACATGAGATATCTAACTACAAATAGTTAAATAGGCTCACGAGCTAGTTAGTTATTTTCAGTGAAAGGAATGACTGGAAGACAGCTGTGTATGTTGAATATTctgtaaaacaaataataagACATGCCATTTTCCAGTGGCTTAGTTGATAAGCAAAAGCAGTAGCTATGTGAAGTAATACTTATAAATTATTTGTAGTCATCAGTATATTGTATCTAGTTgtctaaatttttaataaactattaaaaattgaatttaCCTCAGCACTGAGAAATGCTGAAGTAAAAACTAAAACAGAATTTTGAAGTTGTTCTATCTACGCATCAATATCTTCGGCCTCTACTCGTAGTTCTTCGATCAATTATCATAGAGTTTCACAGCCAATGGTTCACAGCGATTATCTAGTTGAACATAGTAAGCCTTTGATCCTTCAATTACAGATATTTACCTCATCTTAGAACATTGTCCTAGCGAGCTTTCCTCTCATAGGCCAGAAAAAAACAGGTCAATACATTTTCCGGTTGAAGCTTAAAGGTGGAGAAAAATGTCTGATGCTTTTGAGACTACGCCCCCTGCCTTTACCGACGGGGATGAGGACCCAGCTGCTGACTTTTTAGCACGAGAACAAGACGAATTAGCTGCTATTGATGGTGATGCTAGTTTTGACTTTAACGCTGCCCAAGCTGATCCGCAAGGTAATTACGTTATATCGTTTCCATTGGCCGTCATctgttttgaaaatatttaaacttttgtttacaCCTTAAAGTTAAGGATACATATTATGTTGTAGTATAAGTAGTTTATAAGTTTATTTGCTTACACCTGCATAATTTTATTGCAATCTAATAGGCGAAATAGTGTAGTTTTACATGTATTGTACTTATGAGAACTACGCTGAATTTTCAAATCTTATGGCAAAGTCATAAGAATATAACAATTTTCACAATT of the Watersipora subatra chromosome 4, tzWatSuba1.1, whole genome shotgun sequence genome contains:
- the LOC137395194 gene encoding transcription factor Jun-like, with translation MEASLYQDGEPDKAQDLKKNMFLDFTSGNTKQQKFANLLASPDFKMLNMSSPELEKMFTSNGVLQTPTPTQFIYPKYVTDEQEAYARGFVEALAQLHGPGGVPSTGPTATATTLPNALNSTQTGVPSQTADLPTYSQLKPMSTIAFTSASTSAATTLANMSALGSIPSSKRPYQFVPSGLVTPSKPSSTIPSSVEVKHEPSASRSSDTDHTVPTSMQASPAGSSRVTDSPALSPSSTVNMDNDAMPIDMDNQEVIKVERKRARNRIAARKCRTRKLERISRLEEKVNDLKNKNTELLQHATSLNDQVVQLKQQIMDHMKTGCQILMPNTSVLGPT